One stretch of Cedecea neteri DNA includes these proteins:
- the polA gene encoding DNA polymerase I: protein MVQIADNPLILVDGSSYLYRAYHAFPPLTNSRGEPTGAMYGVLNMLRSLILQYQPTHAAVVFDAKGKTFRDELFEHYKSHRPPMPDDLRAQIEPLHAMVKAMGLPLLAVSGVEADDVIGTLALEAEKVGRPVLISTGDKDMAQLVTPGVTLINTMTNTILGPEEVQTKYGVPPELIIDFLALMGDSSDNIPGVPGVGEKTAQALLQGLGGLDTLYANPEKIAELSFRGAKTMAAKLEQSKELAYLSYKLATIKTDVELELGCEQLEIQQPAADELLGLFKQYEFKRWVTDVEAGKWMQAKGAKPAAQPHKAAEVEAEPEAPASQLSYDNYVTILDEKVLVEWIERLKKAPLFAFDTETDSLDNVSANLVGLSFATEPGVACYIPVAHDYLDAPDQISRERALELLKPLLEDDKALKVGQNLKYDRGIMQNYGIELRGIAFDTMLESYTLDSVAGRHDMDSLADRWLKHQTISFEEIAGKGKKQLTFNQIDLETAGRYAAEDADVTLQLHLKMWPKLEQTEGPLNIFKNVEMPLVPVISRIERNGVKIDPTILHTHSVELTKRLAELELKAHDIAGEEFNLSSTKQLQTILFEKQGIKPLKKTPGGAPSTSEEVLEELALDYPLPKVILEYRGLAKLKSTYTDKLPLMISPITGRVHTSYHQAVTATGRLSSTDPNLQNIPVRNDEGRRIRQAFIAPEDYVILSADYSQIELRIMAHLSRDKGLLSAFAEGKDIHRATAAEVFGLPLESVTGEQRRSAKAINFGLIYGMSAFGLSRQLNIPRKESQKYMDLYFERYPGVLEYMERTRAQAKDRGYVETLDGRRLYLPDINSSNGARRAGAERAAINAPMQGTAADIIKRAMIAVDAWLETDKPRVKMIMQVHDELVFEVHKDDVEAVSEKVHELMENSMKLDVPLLVEVGSGKNWDEAH, encoded by the coding sequence ATGGTCCAGATCGCAGACAACCCGCTTATCCTCGTTGATGGCTCTTCCTATCTTTATCGGGCATATCACGCCTTCCCACCGCTGACGAACAGCCGTGGCGAGCCAACGGGGGCGATGTACGGCGTGCTGAACATGCTGCGTAGCCTGATTTTGCAGTATCAGCCAACGCACGCCGCCGTGGTGTTTGATGCCAAAGGCAAAACGTTCCGTGATGAGCTTTTTGAGCACTATAAATCGCACCGCCCGCCGATGCCGGACGATTTAAGAGCGCAGATTGAGCCGCTGCACGCGATGGTGAAAGCGATGGGGCTGCCGCTGCTGGCGGTGTCTGGCGTTGAGGCCGATGACGTTATCGGGACGCTGGCGCTGGAGGCTGAAAAGGTCGGTCGCCCGGTGCTTATCAGTACCGGCGATAAAGACATGGCGCAGCTGGTGACGCCTGGCGTTACGCTGATTAACACCATGACCAACACTATTCTTGGGCCGGAAGAAGTGCAGACAAAGTACGGCGTGCCGCCGGAACTGATCATCGACTTCCTGGCGCTAATGGGCGACTCCTCCGATAACATCCCTGGCGTGCCGGGCGTCGGTGAGAAAACGGCGCAGGCGCTGCTACAGGGCCTTGGTGGTCTGGATACGCTTTATGCCAACCCGGAAAAAATCGCAGAGCTTTCCTTCCGCGGTGCGAAAACTATGGCTGCCAAGCTGGAGCAAAGCAAAGAGCTGGCTTACCTGTCCTACAAACTGGCTACCATTAAAACCGACGTTGAGCTGGAGTTGGGCTGCGAGCAGCTTGAGATTCAGCAACCGGCGGCGGACGAGCTATTGGGCCTCTTTAAGCAGTATGAATTCAAACGCTGGGTAACCGACGTAGAAGCCGGCAAGTGGATGCAGGCTAAAGGCGCTAAACCGGCAGCACAGCCGCACAAAGCCGCCGAGGTTGAAGCCGAACCCGAAGCGCCAGCCAGCCAGCTCTCTTATGACAACTACGTCACTATCCTCGATGAGAAAGTGCTGGTTGAATGGATTGAACGGCTGAAAAAAGCGCCGCTCTTTGCGTTTGATACCGAAACCGACAGCCTGGATAACGTCAGCGCGAACCTGGTGGGGCTTTCCTTCGCCACGGAACCGGGCGTCGCCTGTTACATCCCTGTTGCTCATGATTACCTCGATGCGCCAGATCAGATCTCGCGCGAACGAGCGCTTGAGCTGCTTAAGCCGCTGCTGGAAGATGATAAAGCGCTGAAGGTAGGCCAGAACCTGAAATATGACCGTGGCATCATGCAGAACTATGGCATTGAGCTGCGTGGTATTGCTTTTGACACCATGCTGGAGTCCTACACGCTGGACAGCGTAGCGGGCCGTCATGATATGGACAGCCTTGCCGATCGCTGGCTGAAGCACCAAACCATCTCGTTTGAAGAGATTGCCGGCAAAGGAAAAAAACAGCTGACCTTTAACCAGATCGATCTGGAAACGGCCGGGCGTTATGCGGCAGAAGATGCAGACGTAACGCTGCAGCTGCACCTGAAAATGTGGCCGAAGCTTGAGCAGACCGAAGGTCCGCTGAACATCTTTAAAAACGTCGAAATGCCTCTGGTACCGGTGATTTCACGTATTGAACGCAACGGCGTTAAAATTGACCCGACTATTTTGCACACGCATTCCGTCGAGCTGACCAAACGCCTTGCCGAGCTTGAGCTTAAGGCCCATGACATTGCCGGCGAGGAATTTAATCTCTCTTCGACTAAGCAGCTGCAAACGATTCTGTTTGAAAAGCAGGGCATTAAGCCGCTGAAGAAAACGCCAGGCGGTGCACCGTCAACCTCCGAAGAGGTACTTGAAGAGCTGGCGCTGGATTACCCGCTGCCTAAGGTGATTCTGGAATACCGCGGCCTTGCGAAGCTGAAATCCACCTATACCGACAAACTGCCGCTGATGATTAGCCCGATAACCGGACGCGTACATACGTCTTATCATCAGGCGGTAACGGCGACCGGTCGCCTGTCTTCTACCGACCCTAACCTGCAGAACATCCCGGTTCGTAACGATGAAGGTCGCCGTATTCGCCAGGCCTTTATTGCGCCTGAAGACTACGTGATCCTTTCTGCGGACTACTCGCAAATTGAACTGCGCATCATGGCTCATCTTTCCCGCGATAAAGGCTTGCTAAGCGCCTTTGCCGAAGGAAAAGATATCCACCGCGCCACTGCGGCAGAAGTCTTTGGCCTGCCGCTTGAAAGCGTTACCGGCGAGCAGCGCCGCAGCGCGAAGGCGATTAACTTTGGTCTGATCTACGGAATGAGCGCCTTTGGCCTTTCCCGCCAGCTCAACATTCCACGTAAAGAGTCCCAAAAGTACATGGATCTCTACTTCGAGCGTTACCCGGGCGTGCTGGAGTATATGGAGCGTACGCGTGCTCAGGCGAAAGATCGGGGCTATGTAGAAACGCTGGATGGCCGCCGCCTCTATCTGCCGGATATCAATTCCAGCAATGGCGCTCGCCGTGCCGGGGCAGAACGTGCCGCGATCAACGCCCCGATGCAGGGAACCGCCGCTGACATCATCAAGCGCGCGATGATTGCCGTCGATGCCTGGCTGGAGACGGATAAACCACGGGTGAAAATGATCATGCAGGTTCACGATGAACTGGTATTCGAAGTGCACAAAGACGACGTGGAAGCGGTGTCTGAAAAGGTGCATGAGCTTATGGAAAACAGCATGAAGCTCGACGTGCCGCTGCTGGTGGAAGTGGGCAGCGGTAAGAACTGGGATGAGGCGCATTAA
- a CDS encoding serine/threonine protein kinase, producing MTDSAFNFQTLHPDTILDALFEQGIRVDSGLTPLNSFENRVYQFQDEDRQRFVVKFYRPHRWSAAQIEEEHQFALELQADEVPMAAPLRFAGNTLLQHQGFMFAVFPSLGGRQYETDNLDQMEWVGRYLGRIHQTGRQQLFQHRPTFGLDEYLFQPRELFEDSKLIPRALKKDFLTATDALIDEVKLTWHTDFESLRLHGDCHPGNILWRDGPLFVDLDDARNGPAVQDIWMLLNGDKPEQRMQLETIIEAYEEFSTFDTGELTLIEPLRAMRIVYYLAWLMRRWDDPAFPRNFPWFSEEDFWRRQTATFTEQVRVLREPPLQLTPMY from the coding sequence ATGACAGACAGCGCTTTTAATTTCCAGACTCTACATCCGGATACTATCCTCGATGCTCTTTTTGAACAGGGCATTCGGGTTGATTCGGGTTTGACGCCGTTAAACAGTTTTGAAAACCGCGTTTACCAATTCCAGGATGAAGATCGCCAACGGTTTGTGGTGAAGTTTTATCGTCCACATCGCTGGTCAGCGGCGCAAATTGAAGAAGAACATCAATTTGCGCTGGAGCTTCAGGCTGATGAAGTGCCTATGGCTGCTCCCCTCCGTTTTGCGGGAAACACACTCCTGCAGCATCAGGGGTTTATGTTTGCCGTGTTCCCAAGCCTGGGGGGGCGGCAGTATGAAACCGATAACCTCGACCAAATGGAATGGGTGGGTCGCTATCTTGGCCGCATTCATCAAACGGGTCGCCAGCAACTCTTTCAGCACCGCCCAACCTTTGGCCTGGATGAATATCTTTTTCAGCCGCGTGAGCTATTTGAAGACAGCAAGCTTATTCCCCGCGCCCTTAAGAAAGACTTTTTGACCGCAACAGATGCGTTGATCGACGAAGTAAAACTCACCTGGCACACCGATTTTGAATCACTTCGCCTGCACGGTGACTGCCATCCGGGTAACATTCTCTGGCGCGACGGGCCGCTGTTCGTTGATCTTGATGATGCTCGTAATGGTCCGGCCGTGCAGGATATCTGGATGTTGCTTAATGGCGATAAGCCCGAACAGCGCATGCAGTTAGAAACCATTATTGAAGCTTACGAAGAGTTTTCGACGTTTGATACCGGCGAACTAACCCTGATTGAACCGCTACGCGCTATGCGCATTGTTTATTATCTCGCGTGGCTGATGCGACGCTGGGATGACCCCGCATTCCCCCGAAATTTCCCCTGGTTTAGCGAGGAGGATTTCTGGAGAAGACAGACTGCAACCTTTACAGAGCAGGTCCGGGTTCTTCGAGAACCACCATTACAATTAACGCCAATGTATTAA
- a CDS encoding acyltransferase yields the protein MSRLLAAITLVLSVALAILVTIACSVPIIMAGIVKLLLPVPVIWRSISVFADFMMYCWCEGLALLLRLNPYLKWDVEGLEGLNKKHWYLLISNHQSWADIVILCVLFRKHIPMNKYFLKQQLAWVPFMGLACWALDMPFMKRYSRAYLLRHPERRGKDVETTRRSCMKFRAHPTTIVNFVEGSRFTAEKKSQTRSPFNYLLAPKAAGIAMAMNVLGKQFDKMLNVTLCYPENDRLPFYDMLSGKMTKIVVRVSLEPITEELHGDYVNDKNFKRRFQLWLNRLWNEKDKQLEALHGEEKKAGQ from the coding sequence ATGTCGAGATTACTCGCCGCGATCACATTAGTGCTAAGTGTTGCACTGGCTATTCTGGTCACGATCGCCTGTTCTGTGCCTATCATTATGGCCGGGATCGTTAAGCTACTGCTGCCCGTGCCGGTTATCTGGCGCTCAATCTCGGTATTTGCTGATTTCATGATGTACTGCTGGTGCGAAGGGCTCGCGCTGCTGCTGCGCCTCAATCCTTATTTAAAATGGGATGTTGAGGGACTGGAAGGACTTAACAAAAAGCACTGGTATTTGTTAATCAGCAATCATCAAAGCTGGGCAGATATCGTGATCCTTTGCGTGCTGTTCCGCAAACATATCCCCATGAACAAATACTTCCTTAAACAGCAGCTGGCCTGGGTTCCCTTTATGGGACTGGCCTGCTGGGCGCTGGATATGCCGTTTATGAAACGCTACTCGCGAGCTTATTTGCTGCGCCATCCGGAGCGACGCGGCAAAGATGTTGAAACCACGCGTCGCTCCTGCATGAAGTTTCGTGCCCATCCAACAACGATTGTGAATTTTGTTGAGGGTTCACGCTTCACCGCAGAGAAAAAGTCTCAGACTCGTTCGCCGTTTAACTATCTGTTAGCACCAAAAGCAGCCGGTATTGCAATGGCGATGAATGTACTGGGCAAGCAGTTCGACAAGATGCTGAACGTCACGCTGTGCTACCCGGAAAACGACCGTTTGCCTTTCTACGATATGCTGTCAGGAAAGATGACGAAAATTGTTGTGCGTGTTTCTTTGGAGCCGATTACCGAGGAGCTGCACGGGGATTATGTAAACGATAAAAACTTTAAGCGTCGTTTCCAGCTCTGGCTAAACAGGCTGTGGAACGAGAAAGATAAGCAGCTGGAAGCGCTGCACGGCGAGGAAAAAAAAGCCGGTCAGTGA
- the yihA gene encoding ribosome biogenesis GTP-binding protein YihA/YsxC, giving the protein MKNWNYQLTKFVLSAPDIRHLPSDTGIEVAFAGRSNAGKSSSLNTLTNQKGLARTSKTPGRTQLINLFEVAEGKRLVDLPGYGYAEVPEEVKHKWQRALGEYLQKRNSLKGLVVLMDIRHPLKDLDQQMIQWAVASNIEVMLLLTKADKLASGARKAQLNMVREAVLAFGGNIEVEAFSSLKKTGVDKLRLKLDSWYNDLPPAVEEEAAEE; this is encoded by the coding sequence TTGAAAAACTGGAACTATCAACTGACTAAGTTCGTGCTCAGCGCACCGGACATTCGCCATCTGCCTTCTGATACCGGTATTGAGGTTGCTTTCGCAGGCCGCTCTAACGCGGGTAAGTCCAGCTCGCTGAACACGCTGACCAACCAGAAAGGCCTGGCTCGCACCAGTAAAACCCCTGGTCGTACCCAGCTTATCAACCTGTTCGAAGTTGCCGAAGGCAAACGCCTGGTGGATTTACCGGGCTACGGCTATGCCGAAGTCCCTGAAGAGGTGAAGCACAAGTGGCAGCGCGCGCTGGGTGAATACCTGCAAAAGCGTAACAGCCTGAAAGGCCTGGTCGTGCTGATGGATATTCGTCATCCGCTGAAAGATCTCGACCAGCAGATGATTCAGTGGGCCGTAGCCAGCAATATCGAAGTGATGCTGCTGCTGACCAAAGCCGACAAGCTGGCTTCAGGCGCACGTAAAGCGCAGCTGAATATGGTGCGCGAGGCGGTTCTGGCGTTTGGCGGGAATATCGAGGTTGAGGCGTTCTCTTCCCTGAAGAAAACCGGCGTCGATAAACTGCGCCTGAAGCTGGATAGCTGGTACAACGATCTGCCACCGGCGGTGGAAGAAGAAGCGGCTGAAGAGTAA
- the mobA gene encoding molybdenum cofactor guanylyltransferase MobA → MGGSDKGLALLNGQPLFQHVLNALRLQVGDVVISANRNLEIYQRSGAPVIQDSMSDYQGPLAGMLAVIEQTESEWLLFCPCDTPNIPEDLASRLWQARENAPATWVNDGQRDHPSVALLHRSLCLPLTEYLHAGERRVMQFLLSTGGHAVSFDGLADCFTNINTLDELSRWQKKG, encoded by the coding sequence ATGGGCGGCAGCGATAAAGGATTAGCCTTGCTTAACGGCCAGCCACTTTTCCAGCACGTCCTCAACGCATTAAGGCTACAGGTAGGCGATGTTGTCATCAGCGCCAACAGAAACCTCGAGATCTATCAGCGAAGTGGCGCTCCGGTTATCCAGGATTCAATGAGTGATTATCAGGGGCCGCTGGCCGGTATGTTAGCCGTTATAGAACAAACGGAAAGCGAGTGGCTGTTATTCTGCCCTTGCGACACCCCTAATATACCCGAAGATCTGGCATCAAGACTCTGGCAGGCGCGTGAAAATGCGCCGGCAACCTGGGTAAATGACGGCCAACGGGATCACCCTAGCGTTGCACTACTTCATCGTTCCCTTTGTTTGCCGCTAACAGAATATTTGCACGCAGGCGAAAGACGAGTGATGCAGTTTTTATTGAGCACCGGCGGGCATGCAGTCTCTTTTGATGGCCTGGCAGACTGTTTCACCAACATAAATACTCTTGATGAGCTTTCACGATGGCAGAAAAAAGGATAG
- a CDS encoding YihD family protein, producing the protein MKCKRLNELLELLQPAWQKDPDLNLIQFLQKLATESGYRGELTDLTDDVLIYHLKMRDSAKDDAIPGLKKDYEEDFKTALLRARGVIKE; encoded by the coding sequence ATGAAATGTAAGCGCCTGAACGAACTTCTTGAACTGCTTCAGCCAGCATGGCAGAAAGATCCAGATCTTAACCTGATACAATTCTTGCAGAAACTGGCTACGGAGTCAGGCTATCGCGGTGAGCTGACCGATCTGACTGACGATGTACTGATCTACCACCTTAAAATGCGTGATTCTGCAAAAGATGACGCTATTCCGGGTCTTAAAAAAGACTATGAGGAAGACTTTAAAACGGCTCTGTTGCGCGCACGTGGTGTGATTAAAGAGTAA
- the dsbA gene encoding thiol:disulfide interchange protein DsbA, protein MKKIWLALAGMILAFSASAAQFTDGKQYVTLDKPVAGEPQVLEFFSFYCPHCYQFEQVLHVSDNVKKKLPEGTKMTKYHVEFLGPLGKDLTQAWAVAMALGVEDKITSPMFEAVQKTQTVQNDADIRKVFIDAGVKPEEYDAAWNSFVVKSLVAQQEKAAADLQLQGVPAMFVNGKYQLNMQGMDTSSMDIFVQQYADTVKYLVEKK, encoded by the coding sequence ATGAAGAAGATTTGGCTGGCGCTGGCGGGCATGATCCTGGCATTTAGCGCTTCTGCAGCACAGTTTACCGACGGTAAACAGTACGTCACCCTGGATAAACCGGTTGCCGGTGAGCCACAGGTATTAGAGTTTTTCTCATTCTACTGCCCGCACTGCTACCAGTTCGAACAGGTTCTTCATGTTTCTGATAACGTGAAGAAAAAGCTGCCGGAAGGCACCAAAATGACCAAGTACCACGTTGAGTTCCTGGGCCCATTGGGCAAAGATCTGACTCAGGCATGGGCAGTGGCTATGGCGCTGGGCGTGGAAGATAAAATTACGTCCCCAATGTTTGAAGCCGTTCAGAAAACTCAAACCGTGCAGAACGACGCAGACATCCGCAAGGTGTTTATCGATGCGGGCGTGAAGCCGGAAGAGTACGATGCGGCCTGGAACAGCTTCGTGGTCAAATCTCTGGTTGCTCAGCAAGAGAAAGCGGCAGCCGATCTTCAGCTGCAGGGCGTACCGGCCATGTTTGTTAACGGCAAATATCAGCTGAACATGCAGGGGATGGATACCAGCAGCATGGATATCTTCGTGCAGCAGTATGCTGACACAGTGAAATACCTGGTTGAGAAGAAATAA
- the mobB gene encoding molybdopterin-guanine dinucleotide biosynthesis protein MobB, which yields MAEKRIVAPLLAIAAWSGTGKTTLLKQLIPLLLEKGIRPGLIKHTHHDMDVDKPGKDSYELRKAGAAQTIVASQKRWALMTETPEIPDLVLHYLASRMDSSRLDLILVEGFKHEPVAKILLFRQETGHKAEELEIDPCVIAVASNVPLTISVPVLDINNAEGIADFIYEWIKQQ from the coding sequence ATGGCAGAAAAAAGGATAGTAGCGCCTTTATTGGCTATTGCGGCCTGGAGCGGTACAGGAAAAACCACGTTACTGAAGCAGCTGATCCCACTTTTGCTGGAGAAAGGCATCAGGCCAGGACTTATCAAACATACGCATCATGATATGGATGTGGATAAACCGGGTAAGGATAGCTATGAGCTACGCAAAGCTGGCGCAGCGCAAACCATCGTCGCCAGCCAGAAGCGTTGGGCACTAATGACGGAAACGCCCGAAATACCTGACCTGGTTCTACATTACCTTGCCTCAAGGATGGACAGCAGCAGGTTGGATCTTATTCTTGTCGAGGGTTTCAAACACGAGCCGGTGGCAAAAATCCTGCTGTTCAGACAGGAAACGGGTCATAAAGCGGAAGAATTAGAGATCGATCCCTGTGTTATCGCTGTAGCCAGTAACGTACCTTTGACCATTTCCGTACCCGTATTGGATATTAATAATGCAGAAGGGATTGCTGATTTCATCTATGAATGGATAAAACAGCAATAA